The following proteins are encoded in a genomic region of Nitratireductor sp. GISD-1A_MAKvit:
- the hisD gene encoding histidinol dehydrogenase yields the protein MAEVNVQKLAGLGKAERAGLTRRSESDLSFFLDKVQPIIDAVKTEGDAALVRFGRDFDKAAPLTAETLKVSEAEFDEAFKAVDEKVIEAIRFGIGNIRTFHEEQAPEPMWLKEVRPGAFAGDRYLPINSVALYVPRGKGSFPSVTMMTSVPGVVAKVPNLAIFTPPGPDGKVDAATLVAARIAGVETIYKCGGAQAVAAAAFGTETVKKAQKIVGPGSPWVVAAKRLLAGVIDPGLPAGPSEGMILADDTISGRLAAMDLLIEAEHGPDSSAWLVTPSERVVEEALATLPELWGRMTEQRVEFSRTVLTGRSGGIVLAQNMDDACAFVNEYAPEHLEILSTKPFDYLGEITEASEILLGTHTPVSIANFALGPNAVLPTSRGANTYGPLSVTDFIRRSSVGYVTEKGYPEMAQAARTLAEYEGFSSHAIAVSDLRLEYLKDM from the coding sequence ATGGCTGAAGTAAACGTCCAGAAACTCGCTGGACTTGGAAAAGCGGAACGCGCCGGTCTTACCCGCCGGTCCGAATCCGATCTCTCCTTCTTTCTGGACAAGGTGCAGCCCATCATCGATGCGGTGAAGACCGAGGGTGACGCAGCCCTCGTCCGCTTCGGGCGCGATTTCGACAAGGCGGCGCCTCTGACCGCCGAAACGCTCAAAGTGTCCGAAGCCGAGTTTGACGAAGCCTTCAAGGCCGTGGATGAAAAGGTGATCGAGGCGATCCGCTTCGGCATCGGCAACATCCGCACCTTCCATGAAGAACAGGCGCCAGAGCCCATGTGGCTGAAGGAAGTGCGTCCCGGTGCCTTTGCCGGCGACCGCTACCTCCCGATCAATTCGGTGGCGCTTTACGTGCCGCGCGGCAAGGGCTCGTTCCCTTCGGTCACCATGATGACCTCGGTGCCCGGTGTGGTCGCAAAAGTGCCCAACCTCGCCATCTTCACGCCGCCGGGACCGGATGGAAAGGTCGATGCCGCCACGCTGGTTGCAGCGCGCATTGCCGGCGTTGAAACGATCTACAAATGCGGCGGTGCACAGGCAGTGGCGGCGGCAGCCTTCGGCACCGAAACCGTGAAGAAAGCGCAGAAGATCGTTGGCCCGGGCAGCCCCTGGGTTGTGGCCGCGAAGCGGCTTCTGGCCGGCGTCATCGACCCCGGTCTGCCGGCGGGCCCCTCCGAAGGCATGATCCTTGCCGATGACACCATTTCGGGCCGGCTCGCCGCGATGGATCTTCTGATCGAGGCCGAGCATGGCCCCGACAGCTCGGCCTGGCTCGTTACGCCTTCGGAACGGGTGGTGGAAGAGGCACTTGCCACCCTGCCCGAACTCTGGGGCCGGATGACCGAACAGCGGGTCGAGTTCTCCCGCACGGTGCTGACAGGCAGGTCCGGCGGCATCGTGCTCGCCCAGAACATGGACGATGCCTGCGCCTTCGTGAACGAATACGCGCCAGAGCATCTCGAAATCCTCTCGACCAAACCGTTCGATTATCTGGGTGAGATCACCGAGGCATCCGAGATTCTTCTCGGCACCCATACACCCGTTTCCATCGCCAATTTCGCGCTGGGACCAAATGCGGTGCTGCCGACCTCCCGGGGCGCAAACACCTATGGGCCGCTGTCGGTTACGGATTTCATCCGCCGCAGCTCGGTCGGTTACGTCACCGAAAAGGGGTATCCGGAGATGGCTCAGGCAGCCAGGACGCTTGCCGAATACGAAGGCTTTTCGTCCCACGCCATCGCTGTCAGCGACCTTCGCCTAGAATACCTGAAAGACATGTGA
- a CDS encoding PotD/PotF family extracellular solute-binding protein, protein MTKTFTRRGVLRAGAATGSAALLASLPTTRVFAQEPEKPSEIIVRAWGGEWVESLKKGVSDRFTEMTGIAVRHDLTEDNEIQPKVWAAVAQNRIPPIHINWDTTTNATKSALRGVTEDISDLPNLANTTDLAKPVGLDGFPMVNTYGYVYVLAYRPEAFPDGAPKSWRDLLDPKFKGRVALYNDGIGFHFPAQVAGGGSLDGIPDAMDPCWDFVREMKAQNPLLGEDPDFTTWFQNGEIDAACTISTNALAAKKNGVELAWTVPEEGCKFDTDCLWIPKGLPENELYWAKQYINLALSTESQQIWLDGLGLPGVVPGLTPPEGLAGDPSYPTKPEDFENLIRISSAVQVQNESDWFAKFKEIMQS, encoded by the coding sequence ATGACCAAGACCTTCACACGCCGTGGCGTCCTTCGGGCCGGCGCAGCCACGGGCAGCGCCGCGCTGCTCGCTTCGCTCCCGACCACGCGCGTTTTCGCGCAGGAGCCGGAGAAGCCTTCGGAGATCATCGTCCGCGCCTGGGGCGGCGAATGGGTCGAATCCCTGAAGAAAGGCGTGTCCGACCGGTTCACGGAAATGACCGGCATTGCCGTTCGTCACGACCTCACCGAAGACAACGAGATCCAGCCCAAGGTGTGGGCCGCTGTCGCCCAGAACCGTATTCCGCCGATCCACATCAACTGGGACACCACCACCAACGCGACCAAATCGGCGCTTCGTGGGGTTACCGAAGACATTTCCGACCTGCCCAATCTCGCCAACACCACGGATCTCGCCAAGCCGGTGGGCCTGGACGGCTTCCCGATGGTCAACACCTATGGCTATGTCTACGTTCTCGCCTATCGGCCCGAAGCGTTCCCCGATGGAGCACCGAAATCCTGGCGCGATCTGCTCGATCCGAAATTCAAGGGTCGCGTTGCCCTCTACAATGACGGCATCGGTTTCCACTTCCCGGCGCAGGTCGCCGGTGGCGGGTCGCTCGACGGTATTCCCGATGCGATGGACCCCTGCTGGGATTTCGTGCGCGAGATGAAAGCGCAAAATCCGCTTCTGGGCGAGGATCCCGACTTCACCACCTGGTTCCAGAATGGCGAAATCGATGCCGCCTGCACCATTTCCACCAACGCGCTCGCTGCCAAGAAAAACGGCGTTGAGCTCGCCTGGACCGTGCCGGAAGAGGGCTGCAAGTTCGACACCGACTGCCTGTGGATCCCCAAGGGTCTGCCGGAGAACGAACTCTACTGGGCCAAGCAGTACATCAATCTCGCTCTTTCGACCGAAAGCCAGCAGATCTGGCTCGATGGCCTGGGTCTGCCCGGCGTCGTGCCGGGGCTTACCCCGCCAGAAGGGCTCGCAGGTGACCCGTCCTATCCGACCAAGCCCGAGGACTTCGAAAACCTCATCCGGATTTCTTCGGCGGTGCAGGTTCAGAACGAAAGCGACTGGTTCGCCAAGTTCAAGGAGATCATGCAGAGCTAG
- a CDS encoding ABC transporter ATP-binding protein: MSEHPATETSASQPAREIAVRASKVSMDFGNGVLAVDNASFELEKGRFLTILGPSGSGKTTLLRMIAGFQEQTSGEITIYGKPVHATPPHRRSIGMVFQKLALFPHMTAAENVAFPLRMRRFNPRSIPGRVEQFLELVKLQGYGNRRINELSGGQQQRVAIARALVFEPDLLLLDEPLAALDVKLREEMQLEFRRIQHELGVTTINVTHDQREALVVSDDVIVMDGGRIQQHARPVDLYREPANPFVAGFLGLSSSVEGTVTDGGELKAGDQLLKGAPVGDIPPGTPALAAIRAEQIRMGATQSALKACDVSLDGLVRDTIFEGERQMYVVEAKTLPGTVFHVYHHDPDSFDLFDVGASVAIGWNRRDMKIFRNSA, from the coding sequence ATGAGCGAACATCCAGCCACAGAAACCAGCGCGTCGCAGCCGGCACGAGAGATCGCGGTCCGCGCCAGCAAGGTTTCGATGGACTTCGGCAATGGCGTGCTGGCCGTGGACAACGCCAGTTTCGAGCTGGAGAAGGGGCGGTTCCTGACCATTCTCGGCCCCTCCGGCTCCGGCAAGACAACCCTGCTTCGCATGATCGCCGGGTTTCAGGAGCAAACCTCGGGCGAGATCACGATCTACGGCAAGCCTGTCCATGCCACACCTCCTCATCGCCGGTCCATCGGCATGGTGTTTCAGAAGCTGGCACTCTTCCCGCACATGACGGCGGCCGAAAACGTCGCCTTCCCGCTCAGGATGCGCCGGTTCAATCCGCGCAGCATTCCCGGACGGGTCGAGCAGTTTCTTGAACTCGTGAAACTGCAGGGATATGGCAACCGGCGGATAAACGAGCTTTCCGGCGGGCAGCAACAACGCGTTGCGATTGCGCGTGCACTGGTGTTCGAGCCCGATCTCCTGCTTCTCGATGAACCGCTGGCCGCACTGGACGTGAAGCTGCGCGAGGAGATGCAGCTCGAATTCCGCCGCATCCAGCACGAACTGGGCGTGACCACGATCAACGTGACCCACGATCAGCGCGAAGCACTGGTCGTTTCGGATGACGTGATCGTGATGGATGGCGGGCGCATCCAGCAGCATGCCCGGCCTGTCGACCTTTATCGCGAACCGGCAAACCCGTTTGTCGCAGGCTTTCTGGGCCTTTCGTCTTCGGTTGAAGGCACCGTGACCGATGGTGGCGAACTGAAAGCCGGAGACCAGCTCCTGAAGGGTGCCCCCGTGGGCGACATTCCACCCGGAACGCCGGCGCTTGCCGCCATTCGCGCCGAACAGATCCGCATGGGAGCGACACAGTCCGCGCTTAAGGCCTGCGATGTCTCGCTCGACGGCCTTGTGCGTGACACGATTTTCGAAGGCGAACGCCAGATGTACGTGGTGGAAGCCAAAACGCTGCCCGGCACCGTTTTCCACGTCTATCACCACGATCCCGACAGTTTCGACCTGTTCGACGTGGGGGCAAGCGTGGCCATCGGCTGGAACCGCCGCGATATGAAGATTTTCAGAAACTCAGCATAA
- a CDS encoding ABC transporter permease — protein sequence MSETLSKDQDRTSFRYPLRWRIMDLLNGALDRFWPSRLAPYSGWALITPALLLVGLLVLGLVQMAESSFHTLDRATFLPSENYTLENYGTVFESATYGRVIWRSVLGALLTVVFTLALALPYSYIMVRTHSAAVRKTLLIILFLPFFIGQVVRAYGILIVLGTSGAVNDALGLVGIEPIRLLFNFPAVVFGLVQYMLPFAVLMLAPALTAIPRETETAASSLGANWFQSFRHVVIPMAKPGLIGAGLVVGTLALTDFAMPAMLGGGSQDFIANAIYDQFFRTADQGLGAALALLLVALGSVFVGIVIATFGAGTLGMGGRK from the coding sequence ATGTCTGAAACGCTATCCAAGGACCAGGACCGCACTTCGTTCAGATACCCACTGCGTTGGCGGATCATGGATCTGCTCAACGGGGCGCTGGACAGGTTCTGGCCGTCGCGCCTGGCGCCCTATTCGGGCTGGGCACTCATCACACCGGCCCTGCTTCTCGTCGGGCTTCTCGTGCTGGGGCTTGTGCAGATGGCGGAGAGTTCTTTCCACACACTGGACCGTGCAACATTTCTGCCCTCCGAGAACTACACGCTCGAAAACTATGGCACCGTTTTTGAAAGCGCGACCTATGGGCGGGTCATCTGGCGTTCGGTGCTGGGCGCGCTCCTGACGGTGGTGTTTACCCTCGCGCTGGCACTGCCATATTCCTATATCATGGTGCGCACGCACAGCGCGGCAGTGCGCAAGACGCTGCTCATCATTCTGTTCTTGCCCTTCTTCATCGGTCAGGTGGTGCGCGCCTATGGCATTCTGATCGTTCTTGGCACCTCGGGCGCGGTGAACGATGCGCTCGGACTGGTCGGGATCGAGCCGATCAGGCTCCTGTTCAATTTCCCCGCGGTTGTTTTCGGGCTCGTCCAATACATGCTGCCATTCGCCGTGCTCATGCTTGCGCCGGCCCTGACGGCCATCCCGCGTGAGACGGAAACAGCCGCTTCGTCTCTCGGAGCAAACTGGTTTCAGAGCTTCCGCCATGTGGTGATTCCGATGGCCAAGCCCGGGCTGATCGGGGCGGGGCTGGTGGTCGGTACGCTCGCGCTGACCGATTTCGCCATGCCGGCAATGCTGGGCGGCGGCTCGCAGGATTTCATCGCCAATGCAATTTACGACCAGTTCTTCCGCACGGCGGATCAGGGGCTCGGTGCTGCGCTGGCCCTGCTTCTGGTCGCGCTCGGCTCCGTGTTCGTCGGCATCGTGATTGCGACCTTCGGCGCGGGAACCCTCGGGATGGGAGGCAGGAAATGA
- a CDS encoding ABC transporter permease has product MTATSQRILFWGIVWFCILILSIPTIIVVGASVTTENMIAFPPKGFSLKWYEEIAMARDLRQAFVRSLIVSTICLIVSVPVGTLAGLALSRFRMRFSNAIQIYLLLPFTIPLIGSGIGMMLVFGEWRVLGSLWPVGVALAVINLPFIIWSVSSSAASLDKDLELAAASCGAGPV; this is encoded by the coding sequence ATGACCGCCACCTCGCAGCGCATCCTGTTTTGGGGCATTGTCTGGTTCTGCATCCTGATCCTGTCCATTCCCACGATCATCGTGGTCGGCGCCTCGGTCACGACCGAAAACATGATCGCCTTCCCACCCAAGGGGTTCTCGCTCAAATGGTATGAGGAAATCGCCATGGCGCGGGACCTGCGCCAGGCCTTTGTCCGCTCGCTCATCGTGTCGACCATCTGTCTGATCGTGTCCGTGCCGGTGGGCACGCTTGCAGGGCTTGCCCTGTCGCGCTTTCGCATGCGCTTTTCCAACGCGATCCAGATCTACCTCCTCCTGCCCTTCACCATCCCGCTGATCGGATCGGGCATCGGCATGATGCTGGTTTTCGGCGAATGGCGCGTTCTTGGCAGCCTCTGGCCCGTGGGGGTGGCTCTGGCCGTCATCAACCTGCCCTTCATCATCTGGTCGGTGTCGTCTTCGGCAGCATCTCTGGACAAAGATCTGGAGCTGGCGGCGGCAAGCTGCGGAGCGGGGCCGGTTTGA